A stretch of Bradyrhizobium sp. CCBAU 53338 DNA encodes these proteins:
- a CDS encoding bifunctional diguanylate cyclase/phosphodiesterase, with protein MRTHLTNHVARLFAGDLSAFGGPATDETVAGHIRAEQMSLVLGYSVGIMLANACNAAVLAIALWQSPDRTVAVVWAIAVAGAAIAFGVQSHASRRITKPQFVSRRAIHRLVRNAFVLGTAWGIVPVAFFADASTGGQLVITCLCSGMLAGGALAFATIPIAAIAFTAPIFVGIAICLSRNGDLAFLLIAFLVVVYGSVLLRGVFVNSITFARRVMRQIDAERTVRQDPLTQLPNRIAFNETLDAALKRLALSGEEFAVLLLDLDRFKEVNDRFGHPAGDEFLVQVASRLQRCTRAAEHVARIGGDEFALVMANLTRPEDALGIAERFVAAFNEPFLIEGCEIVGATSVGIVLAPRDGNAPLDIMKNADAALYRAKKAGPGTICFFEEADDRVSRDRKALQADLAGAVARDELFLVFQPFLDLDANRITGFEALLRWQHPSRGLVPPSEFIPIAEESGLIHEIGEWVIRRACATLTEWPEDIRVAVNFSAAQFHNASILQTIVQALADAKVAPDRLEIEITESMLLSKYGSAASILNALLELGATVALDDFGTGFSSLTYLRKLPFSRIKIDQSFIRDMLVQPDCAAIVKSVISLARDLNIGVVAEGVETADQLDYLRQFSCDEVQGYLIGRPVSADAVQAMLGSKKLRAIFAA; from the coding sequence ATGCGGACTCACCTGACCAATCATGTCGCACGGCTGTTCGCCGGCGATCTGTCAGCCTTTGGCGGTCCCGCAACCGACGAAACCGTTGCAGGTCACATCCGCGCTGAACAGATGTCGCTGGTGCTCGGCTATTCGGTCGGCATCATGCTGGCCAATGCCTGCAATGCCGCGGTGCTCGCGATTGCGCTGTGGCAATCGCCCGACCGGACCGTCGCGGTGGTCTGGGCGATCGCCGTGGCCGGCGCCGCGATCGCGTTCGGCGTGCAATCCCATGCCTCGCGCAGGATCACCAAGCCGCAATTCGTCTCCCGCCGGGCGATACATCGGCTGGTGCGCAACGCGTTCGTGCTCGGCACCGCCTGGGGCATCGTCCCCGTCGCCTTCTTCGCGGACGCATCCACCGGCGGCCAGCTCGTCATCACCTGCCTCTGCTCGGGCATGCTGGCCGGCGGCGCGCTCGCCTTCGCCACCATCCCGATCGCCGCCATCGCCTTCACCGCCCCCATCTTCGTCGGCATCGCAATTTGCCTCAGCAGAAACGGCGATCTCGCCTTCCTGCTGATCGCCTTCCTCGTCGTGGTCTATGGCAGCGTGCTGTTGCGCGGCGTGTTCGTCAATTCGATCACCTTCGCGCGGCGCGTGATGCGGCAGATCGACGCCGAGCGCACGGTGCGGCAGGATCCACTGACGCAGCTGCCCAACCGCATCGCCTTCAACGAAACGCTCGACGCAGCGCTGAAACGCCTTGCCCTCTCAGGCGAGGAATTCGCGGTGCTGCTGCTCGACCTCGACCGCTTCAAGGAGGTCAACGACCGCTTCGGCCACCCCGCCGGCGACGAATTTCTGGTCCAGGTCGCAAGCCGCCTGCAACGCTGCACCCGCGCGGCCGAGCATGTCGCGCGGATCGGCGGCGACGAGTTCGCGCTGGTGATGGCCAACCTGACGCGGCCCGAAGATGCACTCGGGATCGCCGAGCGCTTCGTCGCGGCCTTCAACGAACCGTTCCTGATCGAAGGCTGCGAGATTGTTGGCGCGACCAGCGTCGGCATCGTGCTGGCGCCGCGCGACGGCAACGCGCCGCTCGACATCATGAAGAATGCCGACGCCGCGCTGTATCGCGCCAAGAAGGCCGGCCCCGGCACGATCTGCTTCTTCGAGGAGGCCGACGACAGGGTCTCGCGCGACCGCAAGGCGCTCCAGGCGGATCTCGCCGGCGCCGTCGCGCGCGACGAGCTGTTTCTGGTGTTCCAACCCTTCCTCGATCTCGATGCAAACCGCATCACCGGTTTCGAGGCGCTGCTGCGCTGGCAGCACCCCTCGCGCGGGCTGGTGCCACCGAGCGAGTTCATCCCGATCGCCGAGGAAAGCGGACTGATCCACGAGATCGGCGAATGGGTGATCAGGCGCGCCTGCGCGACGCTGACGGAGTGGCCGGAGGACATCCGCGTCGCCGTGAATTTCTCGGCGGCGCAGTTTCACAACGCGAGCATTCTCCAGACCATCGTGCAGGCTCTGGCCGACGCCAAGGTCGCGCCTGACAGGCTCGAGATCGAGATCACGGAATCGATGCTGCTGTCGAAATACGGTTCGGCCGCCTCGATCCTCAATGCGCTGCTGGAGCTGGGAGCCACCGTGGCGCTGGATGATTTCGGCACCGGCTTCTCGTCGCTGACTTACCTGCGCAAGCTGCCGTTCAGCCGCATCAAGATCGACCAGTCCTTCATCCGCGACATGCTGGTGCAGCCGGACTGCGCGGCGATCGTGAAATCGGTGATCTCGCTGGCGCGCGACCTCAACATCGGCGTGGTCGCCGAAGGCGTCGAGACCGCCGACCAGCTCGACTATCTCCGCCAGTTCAGTTGCGACGAAGTGCAGGGCTACCTGATCGGCCGGCCGGTGTCGGCGGACGCCGTGCAGGCGATGCTGGGCTCGAAGAAGCTGAGGGCGATTTTCGCGGCGTAA
- a CDS encoding PDR/VanB family oxidoreductase, which yields MRFIETWIPATLVSTRDLSPGIREFLIKPDQFDGAAYQVGSHINVSVTIDGLPETRSYSLVGEASPRGFRIAVRRADDSRGGSRYMWQLAPGARLDITRPASLVAVDWARENYCLIAGGIGITPILGAAQALARRGADVTLHYAVRSRADAAYLDDLTAMLGDRLVVHASDEGKRLDLDRLFASLPQGALTLFCGPMRMLDAARHAWIGAGHPLADLRYETFGSSGTLPTETFRVRLKDSNVELEIPRERSMLDVLNASGFEVISDCKRGECGLCAIDVVAVDGEIDHRDVFFSDHQKQSNAKICACVSRARGTITVDTLLRADAV from the coding sequence ATGCGCTTCATCGAAACCTGGATTCCCGCAACGCTCGTCTCCACGCGCGATCTGTCGCCCGGCATCCGCGAATTCCTGATCAAGCCCGACCAGTTCGACGGTGCGGCCTATCAGGTCGGCAGCCACATCAATGTCAGCGTCACCATCGACGGCCTGCCCGAGACGCGCTCTTATTCGCTCGTCGGCGAAGCCTCGCCACGCGGCTTTCGGATCGCGGTGCGCCGGGCCGACGATTCCCGCGGCGGCTCGCGCTACATGTGGCAGCTCGCGCCGGGCGCGCGGCTCGACATCACCCGGCCGGCCTCGCTCGTCGCCGTCGACTGGGCCCGTGAAAACTATTGCCTGATCGCCGGCGGCATCGGCATCACGCCGATCCTCGGCGCCGCGCAGGCGCTGGCGCGCCGTGGCGCGGATGTTACGTTGCACTATGCGGTGCGCAGTCGTGCAGACGCCGCCTATCTCGACGATCTCACTGCGATGCTCGGCGACCGCCTGGTCGTTCATGCCAGCGATGAAGGCAAGCGGCTCGATCTCGATCGTCTGTTCGCCTCCCTGCCGCAGGGCGCGCTGACGCTGTTCTGCGGCCCGATGCGCATGCTCGATGCCGCCCGCCACGCCTGGATCGGCGCCGGCCATCCGCTCGCCGATCTCCGCTACGAGACCTTCGGCTCCAGCGGCACGTTGCCGACCGAAACCTTTCGCGTGCGTCTGAAGGATTCCAATGTCGAGCTCGAAATCCCGCGCGAGCGATCGATGCTCGACGTGCTCAACGCCAGCGGCTTCGAAGTGATATCCGACTGCAAGCGCGGCGAGTGCGGCCTCTGCGCCATCGACGTCGTCGCCGTCGACGGCGAGATCGACCATCGCGACGTCTTCTTCAGCGACCATCAGAAGCAAAGCAACGCGAAGATCTGCGCCTGCGTCTCGCGCGCGCGGGGCACCATCACGGTGGACACGCTGCTGCGGGCGGATGCGGTTTGA
- a CDS encoding GntR family transcriptional regulator, with translation MKAAPEREVDRSVSQTVKAQLALRDQILSGSLRPGERISELQAVETTGASRTPVRMALVRLEEEGLLEAIPSGGFMVKAFSERDILDSIELRGTLEGLAARFAAERGVSARELEPLKECHLAIDDLLRQVPISVDAFSAYVTLNARFHALLTELSRSPPLIRQIDRASALPFASPSGFVMAQSALPEAQQILIIGQEHHRVVIDAIENREGARAEAVMREHARLAVRNLRLALRNRTHLDLLPALALIKTATD, from the coding sequence GTGAAAGCAGCTCCCGAGCGCGAGGTCGACCGCTCCGTCTCGCAGACCGTGAAGGCTCAGCTCGCGCTGCGCGACCAGATCCTGTCGGGCAGCCTGCGGCCGGGCGAGCGCATCTCCGAGCTTCAGGCGGTGGAGACCACCGGCGCCTCGCGCACGCCGGTGCGCATGGCGCTGGTGCGGCTGGAGGAGGAGGGGCTGCTGGAGGCGATTCCTTCCGGCGGTTTCATGGTCAAGGCGTTTTCCGAGCGCGACATCTTGGACTCGATCGAGTTGCGCGGCACGCTCGAGGGGCTGGCCGCGCGCTTTGCCGCCGAGCGCGGCGTCTCCGCGCGGGAGCTCGAGCCGCTGAAGGAATGCCATCTCGCGATCGACGATCTCCTGCGCCAGGTGCCGATCTCGGTCGACGCCTTCTCTGCCTATGTCACCCTGAACGCACGCTTCCATGCGCTGCTGACCGAACTATCGCGCAGTCCGCCCTTGATCCGGCAGATCGACCGCGCCTCCGCGCTTCCGTTCGCCTCGCCCAGCGGTTTCGTGATGGCGCAGTCGGCGTTGCCCGAGGCGCAGCAGATCCTGATCATCGGACAGGAGCACCACCGCGTCGTGATCGACGCCATCGAGAACCGCGAGGGCGCGCGCGCCGAAGCCGTCATGCGCGAGCATGCGCGGCTCGCGGTGCGAAACCTGCGCCTTGCGCTCCGCAACCGGACCCATCTCGACCTCTTGCCGGCGCTCGCGCTGATCAAGACCGCAACCGATTGA
- a CDS encoding aromatic ring-hydroxylating dioxygenase subunit alpha, whose amino-acid sequence MTKPFPMNAWYAAAWDAEVKPALLPRTICGKHIVMYRKADGSVAALEDACWHRLVPLSKGRLEGDTVVCGYHGLKYNAQGRCTFMPSQETINPSACVRAYPVVERHRYIWLWMGDPALADPALVPDMHWNHDPAWAGDGKTIRVNCDYRLVLDNLMDLTHETFVHGSSIGNDAVAEAPFDVTHGEKTVTVTRWMRGIEAPPFWAKQLGKPGLVDRWQIIRFEAPCTIAIDVGVAPTGTGAPEGDRSQGVNGFVLNTITPETEKTCHYFWAFVRNYQIGEQRITTEIREGVSGIFREDELILEAQQRAMDENPDRIFYNLNIDAGAMWTRKLIDRMVAKENPPTHLQAAE is encoded by the coding sequence GTGACAAAACCCTTCCCCATGAACGCCTGGTACGCTGCCGCCTGGGACGCGGAGGTGAAGCCGGCGCTGCTGCCGCGGACGATCTGCGGCAAGCACATCGTGATGTACCGCAAGGCCGACGGTTCGGTGGCTGCGCTGGAGGATGCCTGCTGGCACCGCCTGGTGCCGCTGTCCAAGGGCCGGCTCGAAGGCGACACCGTCGTCTGCGGCTATCACGGCCTGAAATACAATGCGCAAGGGCGCTGCACCTTCATGCCCTCGCAGGAGACAATCAACCCGTCGGCCTGCGTGCGCGCCTATCCCGTGGTCGAACGCCATCGCTACATCTGGCTCTGGATGGGCGACCCCGCGCTCGCCGACCCCGCGCTCGTGCCCGACATGCACTGGAATCACGATCCGGCCTGGGCCGGCGACGGCAAGACCATTCGTGTGAATTGCGACTATCGCCTCGTGCTCGACAATCTCATGGACCTCACCCACGAGACTTTCGTGCACGGCTCCTCCATCGGCAATGACGCTGTGGCGGAAGCGCCGTTCGACGTCACCCATGGCGAGAAGACTGTCACCGTGACGCGCTGGATGCGCGGCATCGAGGCGCCGCCGTTCTGGGCCAAGCAGCTCGGCAAGCCCGGCCTCGTCGACCGCTGGCAGATCATCCGCTTCGAGGCGCCGTGCACCATCGCCATCGACGTCGGCGTGGCGCCGACCGGCACCGGCGCGCCGGAAGGCGACCGCTCGCAGGGCGTCAACGGCTTCGTGCTCAACACCATCACGCCCGAGACCGAGAAAACCTGCCACTATTTCTGGGCGTTCGTGCGCAATTACCAGATCGGCGAGCAGCGCATCACCACCGAGATCCGCGAGGGCGTCTCCGGCATCTTCCGCGAGGACGAGCTGATCCTGGAAGCGCAGCAGCGCGCGATGGACGAGAACCCCGACCGCATCTTCTACAATCTCAACATCGACGCCGGTGCGATGTGGACGCGCAAGCTGATCGACAGGATGGTCGCCAAGGAAAATCCGCCGACGCATCTCCAGGCCGCGGAGTAG
- the pgm gene encoding phosphoglucomutase (alpha-D-glucose-1,6-bisphosphate-dependent), with amino-acid sequence MAEVDPAAGKPVAPGALANVPRLVTAYFANRPDPADPAQRVAFGTSGHRGTSLKSSFNEGHILATTQAICDYRKEKGLTGPLFIGIDTHALAEPALASAVEVFAANGVDIMIDKDHGYTPTPVISHAILTYNKGRTSGLADGVVVTPSHNPPEDGGYKYNPPHGGPADTDVTGVVEKRANAYLADGLEGVKRIDYAKALKSSTVHAYDYITPYVADLGNVVDLELVRSAGINIGIDPLGGAAVHYWHPIIERYGLEATVVNEAIDPTFRFMTVDWDGKIRMDCSSPYAMASLIAMRDRFDVAFANDTDADRHGIVTRTGGLMNPNHYLATAISYLFAHRPNWGRDAAIGKTVVSSSIIDRVARKLGRKLVETPVGFKWFVDGLLTGGFGFGGEESAGASFLRRDGTVWTTDKDGIILGLLAAEIMARTGRDPSQLFNDLTAELGVPHYARIDVAATGPQKNILKSVTPEQLGLKDLAGDPVRATLSKAPGNGQSFGGIKVETDYGWFAARPSGTEDVYKIYAESFRSTEHLKRIQEEAQAGLKKVFGA; translated from the coding sequence ATGGCAGAAGTTGATCCCGCGGCGGGCAAGCCGGTTGCACCAGGCGCGCTCGCCAACGTGCCACGGCTGGTCACTGCCTATTTCGCCAACCGGCCCGATCCGGCCGATCCGGCTCAGCGGGTGGCGTTCGGAACCTCCGGCCATCGCGGCACCTCGCTGAAGAGCAGCTTCAACGAGGGCCATATCCTCGCGACCACGCAGGCCATCTGCGACTACAGGAAAGAGAAGGGACTGACCGGCCCGCTCTTCATCGGCATCGACACCCATGCGCTGGCCGAGCCGGCGCTCGCGAGCGCGGTAGAGGTGTTCGCGGCCAACGGCGTCGACATCATGATCGACAAGGATCACGGCTACACGCCGACGCCCGTGATCTCGCATGCGATCCTGACCTACAACAAGGGCCGCACCTCGGGCCTTGCGGACGGCGTCGTCGTCACGCCCTCGCACAATCCGCCTGAAGACGGCGGCTACAAATACAATCCTCCGCACGGCGGCCCGGCCGACACCGACGTCACGGGCGTCGTCGAGAAGCGCGCCAACGCCTATCTCGCCGATGGCCTCGAGGGCGTGAAGCGCATCGACTACGCCAAGGCGCTGAAATCCTCGACGGTCCACGCCTACGACTACATCACGCCTTATGTCGCCGATCTCGGCAACGTCGTCGATCTCGAACTCGTCAGATCCGCCGGCATCAATATCGGCATCGATCCGCTCGGCGGCGCGGCCGTGCACTACTGGCATCCGATCATCGAACGCTACGGCCTCGAGGCGACCGTGGTGAACGAGGCGATCGATCCGACCTTCCGCTTCATGACTGTCGACTGGGACGGCAAGATCCGCATGGACTGCTCCTCGCCCTACGCGATGGCGAGCCTGATCGCGATGCGCGACCGCTTCGACGTCGCCTTCGCCAACGATACCGACGCCGACCGTCACGGCATCGTCACCCGCACCGGCGGGTTGATGAACCCGAACCACTATCTGGCAACCGCGATCTCCTATCTGTTCGCGCACCGCCCGAACTGGGGCAGGGACGCCGCGATCGGCAAGACCGTGGTGTCGAGCTCGATCATCGACCGTGTCGCCAGGAAGCTCGGCCGCAAGCTGGTGGAGACGCCGGTCGGCTTCAAATGGTTCGTCGACGGCCTCCTCACGGGCGGCTTCGGCTTCGGCGGCGAGGAGAGTGCAGGGGCCTCGTTCCTGCGCCGCGACGGCACGGTGTGGACCACCGACAAGGACGGCATCATCCTCGGCCTGCTCGCTGCCGAGATCATGGCCAGGACCGGCCGCGATCCGAGCCAACTGTTCAATGATCTCACCGCCGAGCTCGGCGTGCCGCACTACGCGCGCATCGACGTCGCCGCGACCGGACCGCAGAAGAACATCCTGAAGTCCGTCACGCCCGAGCAACTCGGCCTGAAGGATCTCGCCGGCGATCCCGTTCGCGCGACGCTGAGCAAGGCCCCCGGAAACGGCCAGTCGTTCGGCGGCATCAAGGTCGAAACCGATTACGGCTGGTTCGCTGCGCGGCCGTCGGGCACCGAGGATGTGTACAAGATCTACGCCGAAAGCTTCCGCAGCACCGAGCATCTGAAGCGGATTCAGGAAGAGGCCCAGGCGGGGTTGAAGAAGGTGTTCGGGGCGTAG
- a CDS encoding cytochrome c family protein: protein MTGRLIFVLMLGLATSPAVAEGDAAAGKTIFQRTCENCHATVIGVNKIGPSLWNVVGRTPATIPDFAYSDAMKANKQTWTPTTLDAYLADPRGDVHGVKMFFRGLPSPGDRSDVITYLQTLK from the coding sequence ATGACTGGACGTCTGATCTTCGTGCTCATGCTGGGTTTGGCCACGTCGCCCGCCGTCGCAGAAGGCGATGCAGCCGCGGGCAAGACCATCTTCCAGCGCACCTGCGAGAACTGCCACGCCACGGTGATCGGAGTGAACAAGATCGGCCCGAGCCTCTGGAACGTCGTCGGCCGCACGCCCGCCACTATCCCGGACTTTGCGTACTCCGACGCCATGAAGGCCAACAAGCAGACCTGGACCCCGACGACGCTGGACGCCTATCTCGCCGATCCTCGTGGCGACGTCCACGGCGTCAAGATGTTCTTCAGGGGGTTGCCGAGTCCCGGGGATCGATCCGACGTCATCACTTATCTTCAGACGCTGAAGTAA
- a CDS encoding S9 family peptidase, giving the protein MNVARWHLPVLILLTIAATAARANAAEFYTEDLRIPMTEAGPQGLEAFLVRPVGTRRYPLALLSHGSPRSFDDRATMTAHKYYGIALEYARRGFAALIVMRRGYGTSPGGRVDSVGGCANAAYLPAAAVAVADLRAAIDAMARRGDVTTSGMIAAGHSAGGLATVALAAQAPAGLVAAINFAGGRGSRDDDDVCNEDGLVRTFASLGRTSRVPMLWVYAANDSYFGPDLARRLYDGFRTSGGNAKFVVAPRYGDDGHYLYSVVGRPQWTPYLDAFLRERGIAQAVLSPPDPLPPPSHFNDAAKAEFARYLASTSPHKAFAVSPNGGYGWRSGRNTVDEAQRDSLAACMKWSPTCTLYAVDDRLSSGNVQGASTEQVFRAR; this is encoded by the coding sequence ATGAACGTCGCGCGCTGGCATCTGCCCGTGCTGATCCTGCTTACCATCGCGGCAACTGCGGCTCGCGCGAACGCCGCCGAGTTCTACACTGAGGATCTGCGCATTCCGATGACGGAGGCCGGACCGCAGGGGCTGGAGGCGTTCCTGGTTCGCCCTGTCGGCACCAGGCGCTATCCGCTTGCGCTGCTGAGCCACGGCTCGCCGCGCAGCTTCGACGACCGCGCCACCATGACGGCTCACAAATATTACGGCATCGCGCTGGAATATGCCCGGCGCGGCTTTGCCGCGCTGATCGTGATGCGGCGCGGCTATGGCACCTCGCCGGGGGGGCGCGTCGACAGCGTCGGCGGCTGTGCCAATGCCGCTTATCTGCCGGCAGCCGCGGTCGCGGTTGCGGATTTGCGCGCCGCGATCGATGCGATGGCCCGACGGGGCGACGTCACCACGTCAGGCATGATCGCAGCCGGCCATTCCGCTGGCGGGCTCGCCACCGTCGCGCTGGCGGCCCAGGCTCCGGCGGGTCTGGTCGCCGCGATCAATTTTGCCGGCGGCCGCGGCTCGCGCGACGATGACGACGTCTGCAACGAGGATGGCCTGGTCCGGACCTTCGCCAGCCTCGGCAGGACCTCGCGCGTGCCGATGCTGTGGGTCTATGCGGCCAATGATTCCTATTTCGGCCCCGACCTGGCGCGCCGCCTCTATGACGGGTTTCGCACCAGCGGCGGCAACGCAAAGTTCGTCGTCGCGCCGCGTTACGGCGACGACGGCCACTATCTCTATTCCGTGGTCGGCCGCCCGCAATGGACGCCCTATCTCGACGCCTTCCTGCGCGAGCGCGGGATCGCCCAGGCCGTGCTGAGCCCGCCCGATCCGCTGCCGCCGCCGAGCCATTTCAATGACGCGGCGAAAGCCGAATTTGCGCGCTATCTCGCCAGCACGTCGCCGCACAAGGCCTTTGCCGTGTCGCCGAACGGCGGCTACGGCTGGCGTTCGGGCCGCAACACCGTGGACGAGGCGCAACGCGATTCACTCGCGGCCTGCATGAAATGGTCGCCGACCTGCACGCTCTACGCGGTCGACGACCGGCTCTCCTCCGGCAACGTGCAGGGGGCGTCAACCGAACAGGTCTTTCGCGCGCGATAG
- a CDS encoding response regulator transcription factor — MNVRSQDGASRSDPNLQTGSQAHRISNIVADSALQELRPIGRERLIVVEDDPVTRTMLVGYFSENNFEVVGAGTCAECRQALRARTDLVFLDVQLPDGDGFELAKEIQATSNAGIIFVTRRDTDVDRILGLEIAGDHYVTKPINLRDLLARARSVLRRRSIDRKAARNHNSIAFGDWIIDLTRRELLGSDGKPVALTRAEFDLLAALVGADGRPLSRDYLIEVVSNRQAEVDIRTVDALVARLRRKLVGSGTPVIATVTGVGYKLALSERL, encoded by the coding sequence GTGAATGTTCGTTCACAGGACGGCGCATCGCGCAGCGACCCGAATTTGCAGACCGGGTCGCAGGCACACAGGATATCCAACATCGTGGCTGATTCCGCACTTCAGGAATTGCGTCCCATCGGACGCGAGCGATTGATCGTGGTCGAAGACGACCCCGTGACCCGGACGATGCTGGTCGGTTACTTCAGCGAGAACAATTTCGAGGTGGTCGGCGCCGGCACCTGCGCGGAATGCCGCCAGGCGCTGCGCGCGCGCACCGACCTCGTCTTCCTCGACGTGCAGTTGCCCGACGGCGACGGCTTCGAGCTCGCCAAGGAGATCCAGGCGACCAGCAACGCGGGCATCATCTTCGTGACCCGCCGCGACACCGACGTCGATCGCATTCTTGGTCTCGAGATCGCCGGCGATCACTACGTCACCAAGCCGATCAATCTGCGCGATCTGCTGGCGCGTGCGCGCAGCGTGCTGCGACGCCGCTCGATCGACCGCAAGGCCGCGCGCAACCACAATTCGATCGCCTTCGGCGACTGGATCATCGACCTGACGCGGCGCGAGCTGCTCGGCAGCGACGGCAAGCCGGTGGCGCTGACGCGTGCGGAGTTCGACCTGCTCGCCGCCCTCGTCGGTGCGGACGGACGGCCGCTCAGCCGCGACTATCTGATCGAGGTCGTCAGCAACCGTCAGGCCGAGGTCGACATCCGCACCGTCGATGCGCTGGTGGCGCGGCTGCGCCGCAAGCTCGTCGGCAGCGGCACGCCCGTCATCGCCACCGTCACCGGCGTCGGCTACAAGCTCGCGCTCAGCGAGCGTCTCTAG
- a CDS encoding MBL fold metallo-hydrolase: protein MEVILLGTGGPRPDPRRMATTTLIRLGEENILFDAGRGVVVQLSKAGVPLGAINTVFLTHHHFDHIGDLYDVMLNSWMHGRKDDLRIFGPPDTERLVNTLVTQVYDKDIAWRDQGEPTFGGWKPVVATDIVPGPVLDTGRWKISAELVSHGDGLDMSPAFLARWMCLGYRFEAEGKVIAISGDTVPCPGLERLADGADLLVQVCFLATPEINNEHSRRLAKYTLACGDTVGKVAAKAGVKKLALTHHRPRTDDAMLDALLADVRRDYDGPVVLGEDLTRIEV from the coding sequence ATGGAAGTCATCCTGCTCGGCACCGGCGGCCCGCGCCCGGACCCGCGCCGCATGGCGACGACCACGCTGATCAGGCTCGGCGAGGAAAACATCCTGTTCGACGCCGGCCGCGGCGTCGTTGTGCAGCTCAGCAAGGCCGGCGTGCCGCTCGGTGCCATCAACACGGTCTTTCTCACGCACCACCATTTCGACCACATCGGCGACCTCTACGATGTGATGCTGAATTCATGGATGCACGGGCGCAAGGACGATCTGCGCATCTTTGGACCTCCCGACACCGAACGGCTCGTCAACACGCTGGTCACCCAGGTCTACGACAAGGACATCGCCTGGCGCGATCAGGGCGAGCCGACCTTCGGCGGCTGGAAGCCGGTGGTCGCAACCGACATCGTTCCGGGCCCGGTCCTCGACACCGGTCGCTGGAAGATCAGCGCCGAGCTCGTCTCGCACGGCGACGGCCTCGACATGTCACCGGCGTTTCTCGCGCGCTGGATGTGCCTCGGCTATCGCTTCGAGGCCGAGGGCAAGGTCATTGCCATTTCAGGCGACACCGTCCCCTGCCCCGGACTCGAGCGGCTGGCTGATGGCGCCGACCTGCTGGTTCAGGTTTGCTTTCTGGCAACGCCGGAGATCAACAATGAGCACTCCAGGAGGCTCGCGAAATACACGCTCGCTTGCGGCGACACGGTCGGCAAGGTCGCGGCCAAGGCCGGCGTCAAGAAGCTGGCGCTGACCCATCACCGCCCCCGCACCGACGATGCCATGCTGGATGCGCTGCTCGCCGACGTCAGGCGCGACTATGACGGTCCCGTCGTGCTCGGCGAGGATCTCACGCGCATCGAGGTGTAA
- a CDS encoding aldose 1-epimerase family protein has translation MTDDTHTLRSGSLTATVKAHGAEMCSLRHEGGTEFVWQAGPEWQRHAPLLFPIVGRLANDEMRHRGRTYRITQHGFARDSRFVWAERGEGRCSLVLEDSAATRALYPFAFRLTATYTLDDAGLDLSLTVVNTGGETLPVSLGGHPAFNWPLRPGVPKESYALTFTNEEPAPVRRVEGGLLLAATDPSLVEGKVLPLSEGLFTSDAVIFDPVNSHAVRYAAADGSGPWLEMSWRGFRELGVWSKPSGAPFLCIEPWRGYASPKNFDGEFTDKPGLMHIAPGAEECLSFRIDVGTS, from the coding sequence ATGACCGACGACACACACACGCTTCGAAGCGGCTCCCTCACCGCGACCGTCAAGGCGCATGGCGCCGAGATGTGCTCGCTCAGGCACGAAGGCGGCACTGAATTCGTCTGGCAGGCCGGCCCGGAATGGCAACGCCATGCCCCGCTATTGTTTCCGATCGTCGGACGCCTCGCCAATGACGAAATGCGGCATCGGGGCAGGACCTACCGGATAACCCAGCACGGCTTTGCGCGCGACAGCCGTTTCGTCTGGGCCGAACGTGGCGAAGGCCGGTGCTCGCTGGTGCTCGAAGACAGCGCAGCCACGCGCGCGCTTTATCCATTCGCATTCCGCCTGACGGCCACCTACACGCTCGACGATGCCGGTCTTGATCTCTCGCTCACGGTCGTCAACACCGGCGGCGAAACCTTGCCGGTGTCGCTCGGCGGTCATCCCGCTTTCAACTGGCCGCTTCGGCCCGGCGTGCCGAAGGAGAGCTACGCGCTGACCTTCACGAACGAGGAGCCGGCGCCGGTTCGCCGTGTCGAGGGCGGGCTCCTGCTCGCCGCAACGGATCCGAGCCTGGTCGAGGGCAAGGTGCTTCCTCTGTCCGAGGGCCTGTTCACCAGCGACGCAGTCATCTTCGATCCCGTCAACAGCCATGCGGTCCGCTATGCCGCCGCGGATGGCAGCGGCCCCTGGCTCGAAATGTCCTGGCGCGGCTTTCGCGAACTCGGTGTCTGGTCGAAACCATCGGGCGCACCGTTCCTCTGCATCGAGCCCTGGCGCGGCTATGCCAGTCCCAAAAACTTCGACGGAGAATTCACCGACAAGCCGGGCCTGATGCATATCGCGCCCGGCGCGGAGGAGTGCCTGTCGTTCCGGATCGACGTGGGAACGTCTTGA